The following coding sequences lie in one Spinacia oleracea cultivar Varoflay chromosome 1, BTI_SOV_V1, whole genome shotgun sequence genomic window:
- the LOC110788401 gene encoding F-box protein At5g18160, protein MAVEDPETQIWRKPIIPPDSLTQIWARLPIKSLYKFRSVCKLWNSLISSDPLLSDLRHRFSHSLAPLPHLRPPNLLLFLRHLTDEPVKVPDRPVQMSTRPMEELFRFERDPITRSIRNGFTPYVDFSLSFLPSKGPLVCFAANQYFYLCNPSTQEFLRLSPGQNGNSVTSNGAFGFLVDENRYVLVGLKGEKCEFFEFGPGLAGSGSWRVIKQKCPVEVSRFGLMVNREFYWTVADGPGFAVCLDVKEEEFRVIPPPEGNENEVILYDMLYLVEFKGCLCAVDNFSRPSRMEIWVLNRIEDEFSWNRKFNIFISGMARDIVYPFCDYEGENGGEMVLCNETRNRLYCYNLKNRSIKQVYRPKNRTNDRLAVYTPGLFPLSIAG, encoded by the coding sequence ATGGCGGTCGAAGATCCCGAAACTCAAATCTGGAGAAAACCCATCATACCTCCAGACTCACTCACCCAAATCTGGGCACGTCTCCCTATCAAATCTCTCTACAAATTCCGATCCGTCTGCAAACTTTGGAATTCCCTAATTTCCTCCGACCCTCTCCTATCCGATCTCCGCCACCGTTTCTCCCATTCTCTCGCTCCTCTACCGCATCTCCGACCACCAAATCTCCTCCTCTTCCTCCGCCACCTCACCGATGAACCTGTCAAAGTTCCCGACCGCCCGGTTCAGATGTCAACCCGGCCCATGGAAGAGCTCTTCCGGTTCGAGCGGGATCCAATTACTCGTTCCATCAGAAACGGGTTCACCCCTTACGTTGATTTCTCTCTAAGTTTTCTCCCGTCGAAGGGCCCATTAGTTTGTTTCGCTGCGAATCAGTATTTTTATCTTTGTAACCCTAGCACCCAGGAATTCCTCCGCCTTTCTCCAGGGCAGAATGGTAATTCCGTCACCTCTAACGGGGCTTTTGGGTTTTTGGTTGATGAGAATCGGTATGTTCTAGTCGGGCTAAAAGGTGAAAAGTGTGAGTTTTTTGAGTTCGGGCCGGGTCTAGCAGGGTCGGGTTCATGGCGTGTGATCAAACAGAAGTGTCCAGTTGAGGTGAGCCGGTTTGGGTTAATGGTTAACAGAGAGTTTTACTGGACAGTTGCTGACGGGCCGGGTTTCGCggtgtgtttggatgtgaaagAAGAAGAGTTCAGAGTGATTCCACCCCCTGAAGGAAATGAAAACGAGGTTATATTATATGACATGTTATATTTGGTTGAATTTAAAGGGTGCTTGTGTGCTGTTGACAATTTTTCGAGGCCATCAAGGATGGAAATTTGGGTGTTGAATCGAATTGAGGATGAATTTAGTTGGAATAGAAAGTTTAACATTTTTATCTCTGGAATGGCTAGAGATATTGTGTATCCATTTTGCGATTACGAGGGTGAAAATGGGGGAGAAATGGTGTTGTGTAATGAGACAAGAAACAGGCTTTATTGTTACAATTTGAAGAACCGGAGCATTAAGCAGGTTTACCGCCCTAAAAACCGGACCAATGATCGCCTAGCTGTGTATACTCCTGGTCTTTTCCCTCTTTCCATTGCTGGTTAA
- the LOC110788399 gene encoding protein FAR-RED IMPAIRED RESPONSE 1-like, with product MASVNVSILVHARKVYTGYLYVKFEEQFLRGISLNQERTFEDAEKVVYLLWKPATADLIRHEVTFNKITFESNCTCKHFSEVGLLCSHILRIYSIHCVAMLPEQYILKRWTKAAMCSAVVDEQSSKENVVPASVWRFQTMRKFVHLVTSCQDFLEARVEIDTAFDLLRQKVESVRGAIDFSEPVEGIDVHGHDGNDGPSIKDPKSVGKREFDALGNPLLYSHPSSGSELRVLGSSLEKGISGKSVVPDSVQEDICGKKAIPDVVDSLKYFVQGGFGSQSKKRKGIYSACAPISANTELNSPAARVSLYDEIMANFD from the exons ATGGCTTCTGTCAATGTTAGTATACTTGTGCATGCAAGGAAGGTGTACACTGGTTATCTATATGTGAAGTTTGAGGAGCAGTTTTTGAGAGGAATTTCATTGAATCAGGAACGTACATTTGAAGATGCAGAAAAAGTTGTTTATCTGTTATGGAAGCCTGCTACAGCTGATTTGATAAGGCATGAGGTTACGTTTAACAAAATTACATTTGAGTCTAATTGTACATGCAAGCATTTTTCTGAAGTGGGTTTATTGTGTTCTCATATTCTTCGTATATATAGTATACATTGTGTTGCTATGTTACCTGAGCAATACATTTTGAAGAGGTGGACGAAAGCAGCTATGTGCAGCGCTGTTGTGGATGAACAATCCTCCAAAGAAAACGTTGTTCCCGCTTCTGTTTGGAGATTTCAAACTATGAGGAAGTTTGTTCATTTGGTTACATCTTGTCAAGATTTCCTTGAAGCTAGAGTAGAAATTGATACCGCATTTGATTTGTTAAGGCAAAAGGTTGAGAGTGTTAGGGGTGCTATTGATTTTTCAGAGCCGGTTGAGGGCATTGATGTTCATGGTCACGATGGAAATGATGGTCCATCCATTAAAGATCCAAAAAGCGTAGGAAAAAGG GAGTTTGATGCTTTGGGAAATCCTCTCCTTTATTCTCATCCAAGTTCTGGCTCAGAGTTGCGTGTATTAGGTTCATCCCTTGAG AAAGGTATTTCTGGCAAGAGTGTAGTACCTGATTCTGTTcag GAGGATATTTGTGGTAAGAAAGCAATACCAGATGTTGTAGACTCTTTGAAATATTTTGTCCAG GGTGGTTTTGGTTCTCAATCTAAGAAAAGGAAAGGAATATATTCGGCATGCGCTCCAATTTCTGCTAACACGGAATTGAATTCTCCTGCTGCTCGTGTATCGCTTTATGATGAGATTATGGCCAATTTTGATTAA
- the LOC110788386 gene encoding uncharacterized protein, with translation MLLAMLISNSEGNILVERFNGVPVEERLHWRTFLVKLGGENLKDAKNEELFVASHKSVYVVYTMLGDIHIYLVGKDEYDELALSEVIFIITTTLKDVCGKPPNERLFLDKYGKICLSLDEIVWTGVMENTDKERIKRLVRLKPPTEF, from the exons ATGTTGCTGGCAATGCTAATTTCCAACTCAGAGGGCAACATTCTCGTCGAAAG GTTCAATGGGGTTCCTGTAGAGGAGCGGTTGCATTGGCGAACTTTCTTAGTTAAGTTGGGTGGAGAGAATCTCAAGGATGCTAAGAATGAAGAACTCTTTGTTGCTTCACACAA ATCGGTTTATGTTGTGTATACTATGCTTGGAGATATTCACATCTATCTTGTTGGCAAGGATGAGTATGATGAACTTGCTT TGTCAGAAGTTATTTTCATAATCACCACGACATTGAAGGACGTCTGTGGAAAACCACCAAATGAGCGCCTGTTCCTGGACAAATATGGAAAAATCTGCTTATCCCTTGATGAAATTGTTTGGACG GGAGTTATGGAGAATACCGATAAAGAAAGAATCAAAAGACTTGTAAGGTTGAAACCCCCAACCGAGTTCTGA
- the LOC130465599 gene encoding protein FAR1-RELATED SEQUENCE 5-like yields MASSVSTLSSVHDFTSKSSIDSILAEFNADNSSILSALIKELSKEVVVVEEASASELMLKEVRRDDEAYEMYNDYAFRKGFSIRKGLIRTSRRTSLWIMRRFLCSNSGFKDVKKETLRKYERSKLRTGCTAFIQFSITNDGFWTVVRHNMTHNHHMIPVDKRYLLRSQRDITGEQLKYLSAMKASGCRVSDVLRAMRKEVGGSPNLGFITVDASNALAAEKAMKLDGKDNNQLIRYFAQRQSSESDFYYDFELDEHGHLISFFWRDGRMKRDYEYFGDLLVFDTTYRTNRYDMICAPFVGMNHHCNNVVFGLGFGVSG; encoded by the exons ATGGCTTCTTCTGTTTCTACATTAAGCTCTGTTCATGATTTTACTAGCAAAAGTTCCATTGATTCTATACTTGCTGAATTTAATGCTGATAATTCCTCAATTCTCTCTGCGTTGATAAAGGAAT TGTCTAAAGAAGTAGTAGTGGTTGAAGAAGCATCTGCATCAGAATTAATGTTAAAAGAAGTTAGGAGGGATGATGAAGCTTATGAAATGTATAATGATTATGCATTTAGGAAGGGTTTTAGTATTCGTAAGGGATTAATTAGGACTAGTCGTAGAACTAGTTTGTGGATTATGCGCAGATTTCTTTGTTCTAATTCTGGCTTTAAAGATGTTAAGAAGGAAACATTGAGGAAGTATGAGAGGTCTAAATTGCGTACAGGTTGTACTGCTTTTATTCAGTTTTCTATTACCAATGATGGTTTTTGGACTGTGGTGAGGCATAACATGACTCACAATCATCATATGATTCCCGTTGACAAGAGATACTTGCTTAGGTCTCAAAGAGATATTACAGGGGAGCAGCTCAAGTATCTTAGTGCAATGAAAGCCAGTGGTTGTAGAGTGTCTGATGTGCTTCGTGCAATGAGAAAAGAAGTCGGAGGATCTCCTAATTTAGGGTTTATTACTGTTGATGCATCCAACGCTTTGGCTGCTGAAAAGGCAATGAAACTTGATGGTAAAGACAATAATCAGTTAATTAGGTACTTTGCTCAAAGACAATCTTCTGAGAGTgatttttattatgattttgaGTTAGATGAACATGGACATTtaattagtttcttttggagGGATGGAAGGATGAAAAGGGATTACGAATATTTTGGTGATTTATTGGTGTTTGATACGACATACCGGACAAATCGGTATGATATGATATGTGCACCATTTGTTGGAATGAATCATCATTGCAATAATGTTGTTTTTGGTTTGGGGTTTGGGGTTTCTGGTTAA